One Oreochromis niloticus isolate F11D_XX linkage group LG16, O_niloticus_UMD_NMBU, whole genome shotgun sequence genomic window carries:
- the pou2f1b gene encoding POU domain, class 2, transcription factor 1b isoform X6 — protein sequence MLENAGGARADAKVNNQSETTKCAMESGDGNTGIQTNGLDFQRQTVPTTSAITNAHAQALLQQSKSEDSGSLPTSVQQSVLPQTQLMLAGGQIAGLSPMQQQLFLQQAQVQLLAAAVQHSANQQNSTTGDNISASAATPITQLPLSQPIQIAPSLQQQNLSLPQFVLVQPGHHIATPLQPQFIISQAPQAQQGMSLLTQLPQSQPNLLPTQPSITLATQPATPTRTTATTPIQSLPHSQTPPKRLDTPTLEEPSDLEELEQFAKTFKQRRIKLGFTQGDVGLAMGKLYGNDFSQTTISRFEALNLSFKNMCKLKPLLEKWLNDAVCAENLTSDQSLSSPSALGSQGMGIEGINRRRKKRTSIETNIRVALEKSFLEQNQKPTSEEITMIADQLNMEKEVIRVWFCNRRQKEKRINPPSSGNSGGGNTPIKSIFTPSSPLVASTASLDSSPTITTPTTLTVNPVMPLTNTSIANLSFTGTAVGATNTASVISTAPVVSTATSSPSLSTSQTSNQSTTTESKAGTQAQTIFTQAPSSIATSLGTGQVMVAAPGLSAALQGAASLPSASFAAMAAAAGLNPALMASSQFTQGGALLSLAPGGLGSALSPALMSNSTLATIQALASSGTIPITSLDGSNLLFANTSAGNTPNLVTTPLFLNPQNLSLLTSNPVSLVSTGAGGLQVTADGHHQASTAAVPVQASTITTAPKAQ from the exons ATGCTGGAAAACGCAGGTGGAGCAAGAGCGG ATGCTAAAGTGAATAATCAGTCAGAAACTACTAAATGTGCAATGGAGAGTGGTGACGGGAACACCG gtATTCAAACCAATGGGTTGGATTTTCAGAGGCAGACGGTGCCCACCACAAGTGCAATCACTAATGCACATGCACAAGCCCTCCTCCAACAG TCAAAGTCGGAAGACTCGGGTTCTCTTCCGACCTCCGTCCAGCAGAGCGTATTGCCTCAAACCCAGCTAATGTTGGCCGGGGGACAGATTGCTGGA TTGAGCCcaatgcagcagcagctgtttctcCAGCAGGCCCAAGTGCAGCTCCTGGCTGCTGCCGTGCAGCATTCTGCCAACCAGCAGAACAGCACCACCGGGGACAACATCTCAGCCTCTGCAGCCACACCAATTACCCAGCTGCCCCTGTCACAGCCCATCCAGATTGCCCCT TCTTTACAACAGCAGAATCTAAGTCTGCCCCAGTTTGTCCTGGTTCAGCCTGGCCACCATATCGCCACGCCACTGCAGCCTCAGTTCATTATCTCACAGGCGCCGCAGGCCCAACAGG GCATGAGTCTTCTaactcaactacctcaaagcCAACCTAACCTCCTGCCGACTCAACCAAGCATCACCCTTGCAACTCAG CCTGCAACCCCAACCCGCACAACAGCAACCACACCTATTCAGTCCCTCCCACACAGTCAGACGCCACCCAAACGGTTGGATACTCCCACTCTGGAGGAACCTAGTGACCTTGAGGAGCTGGAGCAGTTTGCCAAGACTTTTAAACAGAGACGTATCAAACTGGGCTTTACGCAG GGGGATGTTGGCCTGGCCATGGGGAAGCTGTACGGAAACGACTTTAGCCAAACTACTATTTCTCGCTTTGAGGCCTTGAATCTGAGCTTTAAAAACATGTGCAAACTCAAGCCATTGCTGGAGAAGTGGCTCAATGATGCAG TTTGTGCAGAGAACCTGACATCTGACCAGTCCCTGTCGAGCCCCAGTGCCCTGGGTTCCCAGGGCATGGGCATAGAGGGAATCAACCGCAGACGGAAGAAAAGAACCAGTATTGAGACCAACATTCGAGTGGCCTTAGAAAAGAGCTTTCTGGAG CAGAACCAAAAACCTACCTCTGAAGAGATCACCATGATCGCTGACCAGCTCAACATGGAGAAGGAGGTGATTCGGGTCTGGTTCTGCAATCGACGACAGAAAGAGAAGAGGATTAATCCTCCCAGTAGTGGCAACAGTGGAGGAGGCAACACCCCTATCAAATCTATCTTCACCCCCAGCAGCCCTTTG GTGGCCAGCACAGCAAGCCTTGATAGCAGCCCAACTATTACCACACCCACCACTCTGACTGTAAACCCAGTGATGCCTCTCACCAACACCAGCATCGCCAATTTGTCTTTCACAG GCACGGCAGTTGGAgccacaaacactgcatctgTCATCTCAACTGCGCCTGTGGTTTCCACGGCAACAAGCTCTCCGTCTTTAAGCACGTCCCAGACGAGTAATCAGTCCACGACCACGGAGAGCAAAGCTGGCACGCAGGCTCAAACCATTTTCACCCAGGCGCCTTCATCCATAGCTACCAGTTTAGGGACGGGTCAGGTGATGGTGGCAGCTCCGGGGCTTTCTGCCGCGCTACAGGGGGCCGCCTCGCTACCCAGTGCCAGTTTTGCAGCTATGGCTGCTGCTGCGGGGCTCAACCCAGCACTGATGGCATCTTCGCAGTTTACTCAAGG GGGTGCCCTCCTCAGTCTGGCTCCTGGCGGCCTGGGCAGTGCACTGAGCCCTGCTCTCATGAGCAACAGCACTCTGGCTACCATTCAAG CACTGGCATCGAGCGGCACAATCCCCATCACCTCTCTGGATGGCAGTAACCTGCTGTTCGCCAACACTTCTG